A stretch of the Sulfurospirillum sp. UCH001 genome encodes the following:
- a CDS encoding phosphate/phosphite/phosphonate ABC transporter substrate-binding protein, translated as MLLRLVVFSFFIFASLHAKEYIFATYPSNTPSKIIQALTPLMEYLSAQSGDTFKLVVTKDYDELTKRIEEKSVDFAWVNTKNFVLLTERIPSLRYLVTYLEHSKNGQITPYYQSFIVAIKDANITSLEEAKNKHFAFTDKESTSGYAYPMMIFEAHHINPYTFFQKVFFLKKHNKVIEALINHSLEVGAISDGTYYNALEKYGDRFTILATSEPIPLDAIVASENVSHQESQRIAHFLENIPLNSPAIKAFEEHLGWSSAGFVRKNERFYETFKRTLKVPLYETLQ; from the coding sequence ATGCTTCTACGATTGGTTGTTTTTTCTTTTTTTATTTTTGCATCACTTCATGCGAAAGAGTATATTTTTGCAACCTATCCTTCCAATACACCTTCAAAAATTATACAAGCACTCACCCCTCTAATGGAATACTTGAGTGCACAAAGTGGCGATACCTTTAAATTGGTTGTCACAAAAGATTATGACGAGTTAACAAAACGCATTGAAGAAAAAAGCGTTGATTTTGCATGGGTCAATACGAAAAACTTTGTGCTTCTTACAGAGAGAATTCCTTCCCTTCGCTATCTTGTGACCTACTTGGAGCACTCAAAGAATGGGCAGATTACTCCGTATTACCAATCGTTTATTGTGGCGATAAAAGACGCTAATATAACTTCTTTAGAAGAAGCAAAAAATAAACACTTTGCTTTTACTGACAAAGAGTCAACTTCAGGGTACGCTTATCCTATGATGATTTTTGAAGCGCATCACATCAATCCTTATACCTTTTTTCAAAAAGTCTTTTTTCTCAAAAAACACAATAAAGTCATTGAGGCACTCATCAACCACTCGCTTGAAGTGGGTGCTATCTCAGATGGTACCTATTACAACGCATTAGAAAAATATGGCGATCGTTTTACGATTCTTGCTACATCTGAGCCTATCCCACTTGATGCCATTGTAGCATCGGAAAATGTCTCACATCAAGAAAGCCAACGCATAGCACACTTTCTTGAGAATATTCCACTGAACTCGCCCGCAATCAAAGCATTTGAAGAACATCTTGGATGGTCAAGCGCAGGCTTTGTAAGAAAAAATGAACGCTTTTATGAAACCTTCAAACGAACCCTGAAAGTGCCACTGTATGAAACTTTACAATAA
- a CDS encoding diguanylate cyclase, whose amino-acid sequence MKLYNKILFLTILQLVAIFIFGIYEIQSLYLTQKTAFDQKNLIQSEMIQKRFEEKLEVLQKTAQILINSQEVITGIISNDTDMLYNWSKLFLSPSTDKIHFIDLDGTVISRGELEFRFADDVSKRFYVQQALHNDTFLGIDMVDGEECLVYAKRVKQYGQKTIGIISVALIIDDAFLASLVEGTTMGIAYHSQNQTLSTTKEKLTNAASLHVMLQAGSIKEAGFNIGFTSEEELNALKKARTNLFVGIGFTLIALVLALHFTLLKHLKEYKALSQVLIDFYEDRLNIKEVMNTIKQATTERTTPEVKKIAEALFNMSQKVADTQNVLEHLSSTDQLTSLSNRRRLEESLEQKLKESKREESFFSVIMIDIDRFKTVNDTYGHEIGDHVLIHTAHLMRESIRESDILGRWGGEEFLLILPHTSLEGALSIAEEIRSKIYHCTFEHYPQRVTMSLGVSTYRISDTPNSILRRADNALYRAKNNGRNRVEYEN is encoded by the coding sequence ATGAAACTTTACAATAAAATTCTCTTTCTAACGATTCTGCAACTTGTTGCTATTTTTATTTTCGGAATCTATGAAATTCAGTCTCTATATTTGACCCAAAAAACAGCTTTTGATCAAAAAAACCTGATTCAGTCAGAGATGATTCAGAAACGTTTTGAAGAAAAGCTCGAAGTACTTCAAAAAACGGCTCAAATTCTCATCAACTCTCAAGAGGTTATTACAGGCATTATCAGCAATGACACCGATATGCTCTACAATTGGAGCAAACTTTTTCTCTCCCCTTCTACCGATAAAATTCATTTTATTGATTTGGATGGAACCGTCATCAGCCGAGGTGAGTTAGAATTTCGTTTTGCCGATGATGTTTCAAAGCGTTTTTATGTTCAGCAAGCCCTTCATAACGACACGTTCCTAGGTATAGATATGGTAGATGGCGAAGAGTGCTTGGTTTATGCAAAGCGCGTGAAACAGTACGGACAAAAAACCATTGGTATCATCAGTGTAGCCCTTATTATCGATGATGCCTTTCTTGCTTCTTTAGTAGAAGGTACAACGATGGGCATCGCTTACCACTCTCAAAATCAAACACTCTCAACAACCAAAGAAAAACTTACCAACGCCGCATCGTTACATGTCATGCTTCAAGCAGGGAGTATTAAAGAGGCAGGATTTAACATCGGTTTTACATCAGAAGAAGAACTCAATGCCCTTAAAAAAGCACGTACCAACCTTTTTGTAGGCATTGGTTTTACCCTCATTGCCTTAGTTCTTGCCCTTCATTTCACACTTCTAAAGCATCTTAAAGAGTATAAAGCACTCTCTCAAGTTCTGATTGATTTTTACGAAGATCGTTTGAATATCAAAGAAGTTATGAATACCATTAAGCAGGCAACCACAGAACGTACCACACCTGAAGTCAAAAAAATTGCGGAAGCGCTTTTCAATATGAGTCAAAAAGTCGCCGATACTCAAAATGTACTCGAACATTTAAGCAGCACAGACCAACTCACTTCCCTTTCAAACAGGCGCAGACTAGAAGAGTCTTTGGAGCAAAAACTTAAAGAGAGCAAGAGAGAAGAAAGCTTTTTTTCAGTGATTATGATCGATATTGACCGTTTTAAAACGGTCAATGATACCTATGGGCATGAAATAGGTGACCATGTTTTAATTCATACCGCACATCTAATGCGTGAATCGATTCGAGAAAGTGACATTCTAGGACGATGGGGAGGAGAAGAGTTTTTACTGATTTTACCTCACACAAGCCTTGAAGGAGCACTTAGTATCGCAGAAGAGATACGTTCAAAAATTTACCACTGTACCTTTGAGCATTACCCGCAGCGTGTCACTATGAGTTTGGGTGTCTCCACTTACCGTATAAGCGATACGCCCAATAGCATTTTAAGACGTGCCGATAATGCACTGTATCGAGCAAAAAATAACGGAAGGAACAGGGTCGAATATGAAAATTAA
- a CDS encoding phosphate/phosphite/phosphonate ABC transporter substrate-binding protein, with protein MKIKKIISMMLLFCFSLFANEKLVLGVNPYKSTTELQEIYAELVEYLEKALDREIVFVVSKDYNQLLTLIEQGSVDIASISPKLFATSRQKEIPTEYLATLQVTDDQNNARSAYHGLIVTHKESSIYTMADLKKKSFGFTDPDSTSGYFYPRLIMKQNGIDPKNELGKVYMLKKHSKIIDAILEKSIDAGALYDGAYIILPKEKQEQIRILATSKEIPYDAMIASNKLDKAFVAKIRTLLLNFHATKHFPSSIAGFEEKPLSLYDQLNHLE; from the coding sequence ATGAAAATTAAAAAAATTATAAGCATGATGCTTCTTTTTTGCTTTTCACTTTTCGCCAATGAAAAACTTGTTTTAGGAGTTAATCCTTATAAAAGCACGACAGAACTTCAAGAAATCTATGCAGAGTTGGTGGAGTATCTTGAAAAAGCACTTGATAGAGAAATTGTTTTTGTTGTTTCTAAAGATTACAATCAGCTTTTAACGCTTATCGAACAAGGCAGTGTCGATATAGCATCCATCTCTCCAAAACTTTTTGCAACATCAAGACAAAAAGAGATTCCAACAGAGTATTTAGCAACACTTCAAGTCACCGATGATCAAAACAATGCGAGAAGTGCCTACCATGGACTTATTGTTACGCATAAAGAGAGTTCGATTTATACCATGGCTGATTTAAAAAAGAAAAGTTTTGGATTTACAGATCCTGATTCAACATCAGGTTACTTCTATCCGCGCCTTATCATGAAACAAAATGGCATTGACCCAAAAAATGAGCTTGGGAAAGTCTATATGCTTAAAAAGCACTCTAAAATCATTGATGCTATTTTGGAAAAATCAATCGATGCAGGGGCACTTTACGACGGAGCTTATATCATTCTTCCAAAAGAGAAGCAGGAGCAAATTCGCATTCTTGCAACATCAAAAGAGATACCTTATGATGCCATGATTGCCTCAAATAAGTTAGATAAAGCATTTGTAGCAAAAATTCGCACGCTTCTTTTAAACTTTCATGCAACAAAGCACTTTCCATCAAGTATTGCAGGGTTTGAAGAAAAACCTCTTTCTCTTTACGATCAACTAAACCATTTAGAATAA
- a CDS encoding YwbE family protein translates to MIAGQIRSNIHKGLKVQIVLKEDQRSGKLTSGVVKDILTNSANHPHGIKVRLESGEVGRVKEIIL, encoded by the coding sequence ATGATCGCAGGACAAATTAGAAGCAATATTCACAAAGGTCTGAAAGTACAAATTGTGTTAAAAGAAGACCAACGCAGTGGCAAACTCACCTCTGGCGTGGTGAAAGACATACTTACAAATTCTGCGAATCATCCTCATGGCATAAAAGTACGTTTGGAAAGTGGTGAAGTAGGGCGTGTAAAAGAGATTATTCTCTAA